The genomic DNA GATCGGCGGTGAGGTTGGCTCATACAGACCCGGCGTGGTGTCCGGCATGTTGGTCTGCAGATTCAGGATACCTTTGTTGGCAAAGGTCTCACACAGCTTACCGGTTTCGGCATTGATCGCGAACAGGCGGCCATCGTTTACCGGCAGCATGATGCGGCGAGGACAGTCGGCAATGACTTCAGGGCTCGCATTATCAGCACTCGCTTCGTGGTAAGAGACGCCACGGCAGGTGATGTGCTGGAACGACGGGTTGGAGTTCAGCTGCGGATCGAAGTGCCATTTCTCTTTACCGGTGGCCGCGTCAAGCGCGAACAGACGCTGGTGCGCGGTGCACAGATAAAGCATGTTACCGACTTTAATCGGCGTCACTTCGTTGGTCAGTTCACCCGGATCGTTTGGCATCTTCAGGTCGCCGGTACGGAATACCCAGGCTTCCTTCAGGTTCTTAACGTTGTCCGCGTTGATCTGCTTGAGCGGGGAGTAGCGCTGACCTTCCTGATTACGGCCATAAGCTGGCCAGTCGCCATCCGCGACCTGCGAGATAGCCGCAGCTGGGGTGGATTCGGCATTCAGCGTACCGTTAATCTCCTGCGGGTCGTTAAAACCGGCCCAGGTGAGAATACCGCCGCTGATCAGCAGGGCAACCACCAGCGCCGCAACGGCACCGCTTGAAGGAATAATCAGGCGACGCCACACGAACGGCAGGATCAGCCAGATACCAAAGAAGACCAGGATGTCACTGCGCGGCGTCAGTGCCCAGAAGTCGAAACCGACTTCCCAGACGCCCCAGATCATGGTTGCGAGGAGTAAAGCAGCATAAAGCCATAGCGCGGATTGTTTTCTACGCCACAACAGGACGGTTACGCCAAGCATAACCAGACCCGCAATAGGGTAGTACCAGGAGCCGCCAATTGCGGCCAGCCAGACGCCACCGATTAACAGATACAGGCCGCAGAAGGCGGCGAATAGCGCTGTTAATGTCACCAGTAGACGTGGCTGTTGAGTTTTTATTTCAGCCATAGAAAGTGTACTCGTCAGTTTTGTTAATTATTTGCTAGCAACTAATTATAGGTATTAACAAGTGTGATCGGAATCACAATATTTGCTTTTTATAACTCATGCGCCAGGTGTATCCATTTACTGATATAATGGCTGGCTTGCGTATCGATGCCGGAGTAACATTCATCCGCATTGAGAGATTTTCATTAAAATCATATGGTTAGTAATATGAAACATACTGTTGAAGTGATGATCCCGGAAGCCGAGATCAAAGCGCGTATCGCCGAACTGGGTCGTCAAATCACCGAACATTACAAGGACAGCGGCAGCGAAATGGTGCTGGTCGGTCTTTTACGTGGCTCTTTCATGTTCATGGCAGACCTGTGCCGTGAAGTGCAGGTGTCCCATGAGGTCGATTTTATGACCGCCTCCAGCTACGGCAGCGGCATGTCCACAACCCGTGATGTGAAAATCCTGAAAGATCTGGATGAAGATATTCGTGGCAAAGATGTGTTGATCGTTGAGGACATCATCGACTCCGGCAACACGCTCTCTAAAGTGCGCGAGATCCTGAGCCTGCGTGAGCCAAAATCCCTGGCGATCTGCACCCTGCTGGATAAACCCAGCCGCCGTGAAGTGCAGGTGCCGGTAGAGTTTGTCGGCTTCTCTATCCCTGACGAGTTCGTCGTGGGCTATGGCATTGACTACGCGCAGCGTTACCGTCATCTGCCGTATGTGGGTAAAGTGATCCTGCTCGACGAGTAAGGTTTGTGATGTGCGGTCTGTTGCCCTCTGACGAGGGGACACACAGTAAAAACGGCAACCCGGGTTGCCGTTTTGTTTTTATCTGAACTGCTTACAGGCAGCTATTTATGGTTGACGTGCTTAAGCTTCAGGTTAGCTATCCCGGAACGATAGCGCTGCTCCAGCGTTTCACGGTTGGTGGCGGTCACTTCCAGGTTACGAAGCAGACCATCGTGAATACCGTACGCCCAGCCGTGGATCGAGACTTTTTGCCCGCGTTTCCACGCCGATTGCATGATGGTGGAATGGCCAAGGTTATAAACCTGCTCCATCACGTTCAGCTCGCAAAGGGTATCGAGACGACGCTCCTGCGGCATTTCACCCAACAGTGAGCTATGTTTGAACCAGATATCGCGGATATGCAGCAGCCAGTTATCGATTAACCCGAGTTCGGTATTTTCAATCGCGGCCTGCACACCGCCGCAGCCATAGTGGCCACAAATAATGATGTGCTCGACCTCCAGAACGTCAACGGCGTACTGAACAACCGAAAGGCAGTTGAGGTCGGTATGGATCACCAGGTTGGCAACATTACGGTGCACAAACAGTTCGCCAGGCTCGAGACCTGTCAGGCGCTCTGCCGGAACGCGGCTGTCGGAACATCCAATCCAGAGAAAGCGTGGGTTTTGCGCCTGCGCGAGCTTTCCAAAAAATCCGGGGTCTTCCTCCACCAGCATTTTTGACCATAGTGCATTGTTGCTGATGAGTGTATCTATGTCGTTCATGGAGGTTAGCGACCTGTAACCGAGTGATTGCGTTGCGCTAATATAGGGTAACTCGACTTTTAATGAAACCACACAACGTGTGTCAGAACCTAAGGTAAGTTTAATTCATGGCGATTGCACTGGAGCTTGAGCAGCTCAAAAAAACCTATCCAGGCGGCGTTCAGGCGCTGCGTGGGATAGATCTCAAAGTGGAAGCGGGGGATTTCTACGCGCTTCTGGGGCCGAATGGGGCGGGGAAATCCACCACCATTGGCATTATCAGTTCGCTGGTCAACAAAACGTCCGGCCGGGTGAGCGTGTTTGGCTACGACCTGCAAAAAGATGTGGTGAATGCCAAGCGCCAGCTCGGACTGGTGCCGCAGGAGTTCAACTTCAACCCGTTCGAGACAGTGCAGCAAATCGTGGTTAATCAGGCGGGTTACTACGGTGTTGAGCGCAAAGAAGCGGTGGAGCGCAGCGAAAAGTACCTCAAACAGCTCGATCTGTGGGAAAAACGCAATGAACGTGCGCGCATGTTGTCTGGCGGGATGAAGCGCCGTCTGATGATTGCCCGTGCGCTGATGCATGAGCCAAAGCTGCTGATCCTTGATGAGCCCACCGCGGGCGTGGATATCGAACTGCGTCGTTCAATGTGGGGCTTCCTGAAGGACCTCAACGACAAAGGCACGACCATTATTTTGACCACGCACTACCTCGAAGAGGCGGAGATGCTGTGTCGCAATATCGGCATCATTCAGAACGGTGAGCTGGTGGAAAACACCTCGATGAAGAGCCTGCTCGCCAAGCTGAAATCCGAAACCTTCATTCTCGACCTGGCGGCGAAAAGCCCGCTGCCGACGCTGGAAGGTTATAACTATCGTCTGGTGGATACCTCAACGCTGGAAGTGGAAGTGCTGCGCGAGCAGGGCATCAACAGCGTGTTCTCACAGCTGAGCGCGCAGGGTGTTCAGGTATTAAGTATGCGTAACAAAGCGAACCGACTGGAAGAGCTGTTTGTCTCTCTGGTGCAGGATAAACAAGGAGACAAGGCATGACGCATCTTTACTGGGTCGCGCTGAAAAGCATCTGGGCGAAAGAGATTAACCGCTTTATGCGTATCTGGGTGCAAACTCTGGTACCGCCGGTGATCACCATGACGCTCTACTTCATCATCTTCGGTAACCTCATCGGTTCCCGCATTGGTGAAATGCACGGCTTTACCTATATGCAGTTTATTGTGCCGGGCCTGATCATGATGGCGGTGATCACCAACGCCTATGCTAACGTGGCATCGTCATTCTTTAGCGCCAAGTTCCAGCGTAACATTGAAGAGCTGCTGGTCGCGCCGGTACCAACGCATGTGATCATTGCGGGTTATGTGGGCGGCGGCGTGGCGCGCGGTCTCTGCGTGGGGATTCTGGTGACGGCGATCTCCCTGTTCTTTGTGCCGTTCCAGGTGCATTCATGGCTGTTCGTGGCGCTCACGTTACTGTTGACGGCCATCTTGTTCTCGCTGGCCGGTCTGCTGAACGCGGTGTTTGCTAAAACGTTCGATGATATCAGCCTGATCCCGACCTTTGTGCTGACGCCACTGACCTATCTTGGCGGGGTGTTCTACTCCCTGACGCTGCTGCCGCCGTTCTGGCAGGCGCTGTCACACCTGAACCCGATTGTTTATATGATCAGCGGCTTCCGCTTTGGTTTCCTCGGCATTACGGATGTGCCACTGATTACCACGGTTGCGGTGCTGGTGGTGTTTATTATCGCTTTCTACCTGCTGTGCTGGTCTCTGATTCAGCGTGGACGCGGTCTGCGCAGCTAATCTTCCGCCCGGCGACATTCTGTTTGCCGGGCGCTTTTCTTTGATTGTTATCACCGTACGCTAACCTTCACTCCGCTAAACTACTTGCCTGCTAAGGAGAGAGTGATGCTGGGATGGGTGATCGCCTGCCATGATGAACAGGCGCAGGATATGCTGGATAAACTGGAGGCCAGATTTGGTCCGCTGGCGCAATGCCGTGCGGTTAACTACTGGCGTGGATTGAGCACCAACATGCTCAGCCGCATGATGTGCGATGCCCTGCATGAAACCGACACCGGTGACGGCGTCATCTTCCTGACCGATAAATCCGGCGCGGCACCTTATCGCTCTGCGGCATTGTTGAGCCACAAGCACGACAACTGTGAAGTGATATCAGGCATTAACTCTTTGCTGCTGGAATACATGTATCCCTTTCGGGAAACCTTAAGCAGCGCTGAATTCCGTCATGCGATCGTCGACAAAAAAGTGGCCGGCGTCAGCAGCCTGTGGCATCAGCAGCAAAAAAATCCTCCCTTTGTCTTGCTCCATGATTTGTATAAGAATTAAACATTGGTATTGATGCTGCTTTTGTTACAATGGTGGCTGATTTTTCGTGTCGATTAATATTCCATGTTCATGCGCGTTGTGTTCCTTCTGTTGCTGCTGGTTTCCGGCGGCGCATCTGCCAGCCTGATCGCTCAGCAAGGGCTTCCCGCCCGATATATGCAAACCACCGAAGATGCGGCTATCTGGGCGCAAGTAGGTAACAATGTGGTCAATGTCGGCAATATCCGTGCCGGGCAAATCCTGGCCGTCGTCCCCACATCCGCTGATTATTACGAGTTTCGTTTTGGCTTCGGCACGGGCTTTATTGATAAAGAGCACCTGGAAGACGTGCAGGGCAAACAGCGGGTGGAAGACAGCCTTGGCGATTTGAATAAACCGCTGAGTAACCAGAACCTGATAACCTGGAAAGACACGCCTGTCTTTAACGCCCCCAGCAGCGGAAGCGCTCCTTTCGGCACGATGAGTGCTAACCTTCGCTACCCCATTCTGAATAAACTTAAAGACCGTCTGAACCAGACCTGGTATCAGATCCGCATCGGCAATCGTCTGGCGTGGATCAGCAGCCTGGATGCGCAGGAAGATAACGGCATCCCGGTCCTGACCTATCACCATATCCTGCGTGATGAAGAGAACACCCGTTTCCGACATACCTCCACGACCACCAGCGTGCGTGCGTTCAGCAACCAGATGACCTGGCTTCGCGATCAGGGCTATACCACGCTGACGATGGCTCAGCTTGAAGGGTATGTGCGTAACAAAATGAACCTGCCGGCGAAGTCTGTGGTGATCACCTTTGATGACGGGCTGAAGTCGGTGAGCCGCTATGCGTATCCCGTCCTCAAAGCGTATGGATTCAAGGCGACGGCGTTTATCATCTCGTCGCGTATAAAACGTCATCCGCAGAAGTGGGCGCCGAAATACCTGCAGTTTATGAGTGTCTCTGAGCTTGAGCAGATCCAGGATGTGTTTGATATCCAGTCCCATACCCACTTCTTGCATCGGGTGGACGGCAATAAACACCCGATCTTACTGAGCCGTAGCCATCACGTGATTTTGTTCGATTTCGCGCGTTCACGCCGGGCGCTGGCGCAATTTAACCCGCACGTGCTCTATCTCTCTTATCCGTTTGGCGCCTATGACGACAAAGCGGTAAAAGCAGCGAATGACGCAGGGTTCCACCTGGCGGTGACAACGGTAAAAGGTAAAGTGAAGCCCGGGGACAATCCGTTCCTGCTTAAGCGACTGTATATTTTAAGGACGGATTCGCTGGAGACGATGTCGCGGCTTATCAGTAATCAGCCGCAGGGATGAGGTGAGAGAAGGCTGTGAACGGTTCACAGCCTTCAGGATATCAGGCAACCTGGACCGGAATGGCTTTCGCGGTGCGTTTCATTTCGTTGTCGCCTTCGAAGTACGCCACTTTTGGCTGCCAGCGACGGGCTTCTTCGTCAGACATCATCACGAAGCTGGCGATGATGACGATATCACCGACGTCGGCACAGTGAGCGGCAGCGCCATTCACGGAGATAATTCTGGAGCCGCGTTCCGCCGCGATCGCATAGGTAGAGAAGCGCTTACCGTTATTCACGTTCCAGATATCAATGGCTTCGTTTTCAAGGATGCCCGCTGCATCAAGAAAATCCTGATCAATGGCGCAGGAGCCTTCATAGTGCAGGTCGGCCTGAGTGACTTTCACACGGTGAAGCTTACCTTGCAGCATTTTGCGAATCATTACGTTTACCTTTAATCATCATGCGTTAACCCCCCGCGAACGAGGGGAGGTAGAGAGTTAAGCCAGCTCAACCACTTTATTGTCGATAAGGCGTGCCTGACCGAGCCATGCAGCCACCAGAAGCACCGCGCGCTTGCTGGTATCGGTCAGCTCAAGCAGCGTATCGGCATCACGGATTTGGATATCGTCAGCGCGGAAGCCTTTGTCGTTCAGCGCCTGTTCGGCGAGGGCAACGATCTCTTCTGCGCTCAGCTCTTTAGCCACAAGCTGTTCCGCCATGGTATTCATGACCTTGCTCAATCCCGGCGCGATTTTACGCTCATCCGCGGTAAGGTACCCGTTACGGGAACTGAGCGCCAGACCGTCTTTGGCGCGCACAATCGGCACGCCCACGATCTCGATATCATAACCCATGTCGGCGACCATCTTACGGATCAACGCCAGCTGCTGGAAGTCCTTCTCACCGAAGCAGGCAACGTCGGGCTGCACCAGGTTAAACAGCTTGCTGACGATGGTTGAAACGCCGCGGAAATGGCCCGGACGGCTGGCGCCTTCCAGCATGGTTGAAATGCCCGGCACGTCCACGTAGGTCGCGTCCTCGGTCCCCTGCGGGTAGACGTCTGCAGGTGCCGGAGAGAAGACAATGTCGGCGTGGCGTTTTTTGAGTTTTTCGCAATCTTCCTGCAGGGTGCGCGGATAGCGCGCCAGGTCGTCGGCACGGTCAAATTGCATGGGGTTCACGAAGATACTGACCACCACGATATCTGCACGCGCTCTGGCTTCATCGACAAGCTTCATATGGCCGTCATGCAGGTTACCCATCGTGGGAACCAGTGCGATACGTTTACCTTCCTGACGTGCACGACGGATATGCTGGCGAAGCAGCGGCAGGGTTTCAATGATTAGCA from Enterobacter ludwigii includes the following:
- the hpt gene encoding hypoxanthine phosphoribosyltransferase, which encodes MKHTVEVMIPEAEIKARIAELGRQITEHYKDSGSEMVLVGLLRGSFMFMADLCREVQVSHEVDFMTASSYGSGMSTTRDVKILKDLDEDIRGKDVLIVEDIIDSGNTLSKVREILSLREPKSLAICTLLDKPSRREVQVPVEFVGFSIPDEFVVGYGIDYAQRYRHLPYVGKVILLDE
- a CDS encoding polysaccharide deacetylase family protein → MFMRVVFLLLLLVSGGASASLIAQQGLPARYMQTTEDAAIWAQVGNNVVNVGNIRAGQILAVVPTSADYYEFRFGFGTGFIDKEHLEDVQGKQRVEDSLGDLNKPLSNQNLITWKDTPVFNAPSSGSAPFGTMSANLRYPILNKLKDRLNQTWYQIRIGNRLAWISSLDAQEDNGIPVLTYHHILRDEENTRFRHTSTTTSVRAFSNQMTWLRDQGYTTLTMAQLEGYVRNKMNLPAKSVVITFDDGLKSVSRYAYPVLKAYGFKATAFIISSRIKRHPQKWAPKYLQFMSVSELEQIQDVFDIQSHTHFLHRVDGNKHPILLSRSHHVILFDFARSRRALAQFNPHVLYLSYPFGAYDDKAVKAANDAGFHLAVTTVKGKVKPGDNPFLLKRLYILRTDSLETMSRLISNQPQG
- the panD gene encoding aspartate 1-decarboxylase, giving the protein MIRKMLQGKLHRVKVTQADLHYEGSCAIDQDFLDAAGILENEAIDIWNVNNGKRFSTYAIAAERGSRIISVNGAAAHCADVGDIVIIASFVMMSDEEARRWQPKVAYFEGDNEMKRTAKAIPVQVA
- a CDS encoding PTS sugar transporter subunit IIA, which produces MLGWVIACHDEQAQDMLDKLEARFGPLAQCRAVNYWRGLSTNMLSRMMCDALHETDTGDGVIFLTDKSGAAPYRSAALLSHKHDNCEVISGINSLLLEYMYPFRETLSSAEFRHAIVDKKVAGVSSLWHQQQKNPPFVLLHDLYKN
- the panC gene encoding pantoate--beta-alanine ligase; this encodes MLIIETLPLLRQHIRRARQEGKRIALVPTMGNLHDGHMKLVDEARARADIVVVSIFVNPMQFDRADDLARYPRTLQEDCEKLKKRHADIVFSPAPADVYPQGTEDATYVDVPGISTMLEGASRPGHFRGVSTIVSKLFNLVQPDVACFGEKDFQQLALIRKMVADMGYDIEIVGVPIVRAKDGLALSSRNGYLTADERKIAPGLSKVMNTMAEQLVAKELSAEEIVALAEQALNDKGFRADDIQIRDADTLLELTDTSKRAVLLVAAWLGQARLIDNKVVELA
- a CDS encoding ABC transporter permease gives rise to the protein MTHLYWVALKSIWAKEINRFMRIWVQTLVPPVITMTLYFIIFGNLIGSRIGEMHGFTYMQFIVPGLIMMAVITNAYANVASSFFSAKFQRNIEELLVAPVPTHVIIAGYVGGGVARGLCVGILVTAISLFFVPFQVHSWLFVALTLLLTAILFSLAGLLNAVFAKTFDDISLIPTFVLTPLTYLGGVFYSLTLLPPFWQALSHLNPIVYMISGFRFGFLGITDVPLITTVAVLVVFIIAFYLLCWSLIQRGRGLRS
- a CDS encoding ABC transporter ATP-binding protein — translated: MAIALELEQLKKTYPGGVQALRGIDLKVEAGDFYALLGPNGAGKSTTIGIISSLVNKTSGRVSVFGYDLQKDVVNAKRQLGLVPQEFNFNPFETVQQIVVNQAGYYGVERKEAVERSEKYLKQLDLWEKRNERARMLSGGMKRRLMIARALMHEPKLLILDEPTAGVDIELRRSMWGFLKDLNDKGTTIILTTHYLEEAEMLCRNIGIIQNGELVENTSMKSLLAKLKSETFILDLAAKSPLPTLEGYNYRLVDTSTLEVEVLREQGINSVFSQLSAQGVQVLSMRNKANRLEELFVSLVQDKQGDKA
- the can gene encoding carbonate dehydratase; the protein is MNDIDTLISNNALWSKMLVEEDPGFFGKLAQAQNPRFLWIGCSDSRVPAERLTGLEPGELFVHRNVANLVIHTDLNCLSVVQYAVDVLEVEHIIICGHYGCGGVQAAIENTELGLIDNWLLHIRDIWFKHSSLLGEMPQERRLDTLCELNVMEQVYNLGHSTIMQSAWKRGQKVSIHGWAYGIHDGLLRNLEVTATNRETLEQRYRSGIANLKLKHVNHK